Proteins encoded within one genomic window of marine bacterium B5-7:
- the rpsP gene encoding 30S ribosomal protein S16: protein MVVIRLARHGSKKKPFYHVVATDSRNARDGRYIEKLGFYNPIAGVFQERSRLDMARVDYWLGVGAKPSAQVAKLIKDTRKTGEKAAA from the coding sequence ATGGTCGTTATCAGACTAGCCCGCCACGGCAGCAAGAAGAAACCCTTCTACCACGTGGTCGCTACCGACAGCCGCAATGCGCGTGATGGTCGTTACATTGAAAAGTTAGGTTTCTATAATCCAATTGCTGGTGTATTCCAAGAACGTTCGCGTTTGGATATGGCACGTGTGGATTACTGGTTAGGTGTAGGCGCCAAACCATCTGCGCAAGTTGCAAAGCTAATTAAAGATACGCGTAAAACAGGTGAAAAAGCCGCTGCCTAA
- the ffh gene encoding signal recognition particle protein, which translates to MFQSLSDRLQRVIKNVRGHGRLSDDNIQDALRDIRVALLEADVALPVVKCILDDVKTRAMGEEVATSLNPGQAFTKIVNEELIRLMGDECTELDLTATPPAVILMAGLQGSGKTTSTAKLARFLKEQKKKVLVVSTDIYRPAAIDQLKTVAEQVEVDWFPSSADQKPVAIANAAITHAKKQFHDVVIVDTAGRLHIDEAMMQEIKALHAAVTPVETLFVVDSMTGQDAANTAKAFHDALPLTGIVLTKVDGDARGGAALSIRHITGKPIKFLGVGEKLSALESFHPERLASRILGMGDMMGLIEEIEAKVDEKKAKKAAKKLKKGGFDLTDYREQLQQMNNMGGMSGLLSKLPGAGDLSQMMKDKVNDKMFDQTIAIINSMTPKERRKPDLIKGSRKRRIANGSGKELSDVNRLLKQFNQMQKMMKKAGKKGGMQGLMQSMQGRMPPGMMG; encoded by the coding sequence ATGTTCCAAAGCCTATCCGACCGCCTTCAACGTGTTATCAAAAATGTCCGTGGTCACGGTCGCTTAAGTGACGACAATATCCAAGATGCCTTGCGTGACATTCGGGTTGCTTTGCTAGAAGCCGATGTTGCCCTACCCGTTGTAAAATGCATACTCGACGATGTTAAAACCCGCGCAATGGGCGAAGAAGTTGCCACCAGTTTGAATCCAGGTCAGGCATTCACAAAAATTGTCAATGAAGAATTAATTCGTTTAATGGGTGACGAGTGCACGGAACTCGATTTAACAGCAACACCCCCAGCCGTCATCTTAATGGCGGGTTTACAAGGTTCGGGTAAAACCACCTCGACAGCAAAACTTGCGCGTTTCTTAAAAGAACAAAAGAAAAAAGTGTTAGTGGTCAGTACCGACATTTATCGCCCTGCCGCGATCGACCAATTAAAAACAGTGGCAGAGCAAGTAGAAGTAGATTGGTTTCCTTCAAGCGCCGATCAAAAGCCCGTTGCCATCGCCAATGCGGCGATTACACATGCTAAGAAACAATTTCATGATGTTGTGATTGTTGATACCGCGGGTCGACTACATATCGATGAAGCCATGATGCAGGAAATCAAAGCTTTACATGCTGCTGTCACCCCTGTCGAAACCCTATTTGTGGTAGATAGCATGACGGGGCAAGATGCTGCAAACACAGCAAAAGCCTTTCATGATGCCCTGCCTTTAACGGGTATTGTTCTAACGAAAGTCGATGGTGATGCGCGCGGTGGTGCCGCCTTATCGATTCGTCACATCACAGGAAAACCGATTAAGTTTCTAGGGGTTGGAGAAAAACTATCAGCACTAGAATCCTTCCACCCGGAGCGTCTAGCCTCACGTATTTTAGGCATGGGCGACATGATGGGTTTAATCGAAGAGATTGAAGCCAAGGTCGACGAAAAGAAAGCAAAAAAAGCCGCAAAGAAATTAAAAAAAGGCGGCTTTGATTTAACAGATTATCGTGAACAACTACAACAAATGAATAACATGGGTGGCATGTCTGGCTTACTCAGCAAGTTACCTGGCGCTGGTGATTTATCACAAATGATGAAAGATAAAGTGAACGACAAGATGTTCGATCAAACCATCGCGATTATTAATTCCATGACACCGAAAGAACGCCGCAAACCTGACTTGATTAAAGGCTCACGCAAACGCCGCATCGCAAATGGTTCGGGGAAAGAACTCTCTGACGTCAATCGTTTACTCAAGCAATTTAACCAAATGCAAAAAATGATGAAAAAGGCCGGCAAAAAAGGCGGTATGCAAGGGCTGATGCAATCCATGCAGGGTAGAATGCCGCCTGGAATGATGGGGTAG
- the rimM gene encoding ribosome maturation factor RimM, with the protein MSIQSDTEPHDNIFDYQPWALRIQGEWQSVTVTASQRSGGKLIAQFDDCQDREIAKRYTNADIGVFRSQLPDLPEGEYYWSDLEGLNVVTTQGETLGKVDHLLPTGAHDVLVIQGETQTLIPYVMDRFVKHIDVDKQTITVDWDADWMNEA; encoded by the coding sequence GTGTCGATACAATCCGACACAGAACCTCACGACAATATTTTTGATTACCAACCTTGGGCTTTACGCATACAAGGTGAATGGCAAAGCGTCACTGTGACAGCTAGCCAACGGTCTGGGGGCAAACTCATCGCACAGTTTGATGATTGCCAGGACCGAGAAATTGCGAAACGTTATACTAATGCCGATATTGGTGTATTTCGTAGCCAATTGCCTGATTTGCCGGAAGGCGAATACTATTGGTCAGATTTAGAAGGCTTAAATGTGGTAACCACCCAGGGTGAAACCCTAGGTAAAGTTGACCACCTTTTGCCAACCGGTGCGCACGACGTACTGGTGATACAAGGGGAAACACAAACGTTGATCCCTTATGTGATGGACCGGTTTGTTAAGCATATTGATGTAGACAAACAAACTATCACAGTGGATTGGGATGCGGACTGGATGAATGAGGCATGA
- the trmD gene encoding tRNA (guanine-N(1)-)-methyltransferase → MKFAVISLFPDMFAALGASITGRAQTEKLLTIDCINPRDFADNKHHRVDDEPYGGGPGMVMQAQPLIAAIQHAKQTHTGPVIYLSPQGKPLQQQIVTEFAALPDCILLCGRYEGIDERIIQHHVDSELSIGDYVLSGGELAAMVLIDAITRLLPGALGDPASATQDSFCDGLLDHPHYTRPDTFEGMSVPAVLRSGDHAAIRQWRLQQALGQTALKRPDLLANRPLSDEEQRLLKNFRGE, encoded by the coding sequence ATGAAATTTGCCGTCATCTCCTTGTTCCCTGACATGTTTGCCGCGTTAGGTGCCAGTATTACCGGCCGCGCACAAACAGAAAAGTTATTGACGATTGACTGCATTAACCCACGGGATTTTGCAGACAATAAACATCACCGGGTGGATGACGAACCCTACGGTGGTGGACCGGGAATGGTCATGCAGGCGCAGCCTTTAATCGCTGCCATCCAGCATGCCAAACAAACCCATACGGGCCCAGTCATTTATTTGTCGCCGCAGGGTAAACCACTGCAGCAACAAATTGTCACTGAGTTTGCTGCCCTGCCCGACTGTATTTTGTTGTGCGGGCGTTACGAAGGCATTGATGAACGGATTATCCAACATCATGTCGACAGCGAACTATCTATCGGCGACTATGTGTTGAGCGGTGGAGAGTTAGCTGCGATGGTATTGATTGATGCCATCACGCGTTTGTTGCCAGGTGCGTTAGGCGATCCGGCTTCAGCCACACAAGACTCTTTTTGTGATGGTTTGTTGGACCACCCGCATTATACGCGACCAGACACCTTTGAAGGTATGTCGGTCCCGGCGGTGCTACGCAGTGGTGATCATGCCGCAATACGTCAATGGCGTTTGCAGCAGGCTTTAGGCCAAACCGCATTAAAGCGGCCAGATTTATTGGCTAATCGTCCACTGTCGGATGAAGAGCAACGGTTATTAAAGAATTTTCGAGGAGAGTAA